One Triticum dicoccoides isolate Atlit2015 ecotype Zavitan chromosome 3B, WEW_v2.0, whole genome shotgun sequence genomic window, CAAACTGACCCTAATGCTTAAATGAAGTAAATCAAATGCAGTCGAtcaaaaaaggcatttaattaacaaTGTTTGCCGTACACACGCTGGATCGCATTAGAAGAAGTTGGTTCAATAGTAACCACATAAATAAACACCATACAATTTGGTATCGTTACAGAGCATGAGATCCTCCGAGGCACAGCTCAAGCAGAAGGCAGTGGCAAATCATAACATTCCTTGGCCATGTGAACGCACTGTAACCAATGTAGAACCTCCACATTAGGGTCCTCCTCAAGAACCACGTCTCTAGGAGCAATCTGAATTGCACCACGGTACATGACAATCCTCCCACGAACCCTCAACAGGGTGCCCAGGCGTACCACCTCCGACATTTTCGATGCCATCTCTCCAGTTGGATCAGAAtctgatgaactgtttgcattcAGGTACTGGTGGTTCAGCCACAAGACACATGGCACACAGCCAGTGCCATCATCAACCAGGAAGCGCAGAAACTTCTCCATGTGGTCACGTGAAACAACAACCCCGACAACTTCGGCACGAGCAACCGTACGGCCACAGCGAACAAAGGAAGGCGGCGATGTATGTCGGGGAGTTAGCGTGAGAAGGCCGGTAGCCAGAAGTTTGATGTGCACAAGATGAAGGGAGTCCATGATGAGCCTGCATACAACCAATGACATGAGGCAATGAAGTTCAGAGAAGAGATCTAACTAGGGCTTCACATTTTTATCACACATGATGAAAATTTAAGCAAAAAGCTATGTAAATTATTGGCGGAGCCAGGATTCAAGCAGGCCGGGCTAAAAGTTTAACGCTTATAACAAACCAGAAAATTATCCCAATAGCTCAATTGCACAGTTATCGAGAATTAGAAATCGAGATTTAACGATCCAACAAAATATATAATCATGACCAGAATTACAAGTAATAGTACAAGACAACATTTTCTGGATTGAGTTGAACACGAGGTTTCAGATTCTGTACTGTTAATTGGTTGGTTTCATATTCTGCAGCAAACCATGGCGATGCTCCTGTCTCCAATGCGCGGGCCGCCGCATCGCGAGAAGCAGATGGGCGCGGGGAGAAAACCCCCACGCACATTTTCAAGGAAACCACACACTGGCAAAACCACACATGGCGACTCGAATTCATTGAAGTTCAGAACAGGGATACATATTGCTCTGCTTGTAGTAGTTACAGAACCAGACGTGTACTGGATCCTGCATCTCTGCACTTGTAGCAGCTGCAGACTAATCTAACAGTACAACATTGAATCAGTGCATACACTTAACATCTCACCGACCTAATCTAACAGTACAAGACTGAATCAATGCATATCCTTCAATTTCTACGATTCGAATGAATAACATTCGCGGTAGGGTTCagagctttttttttttttgagacaagtaGGGTTCAGAGCTGAAGGGCTGGCGCTGCGCTGGGCGTACTGGGCTGGCTCCTGGCGCATCAGCAACGGCCGAGTGTCTGGGCCTGTTGAAGGCTTCAGCCCAGGCCCAGGTTTGGCCCAGACCGTTTAGGCCCAGTTCAATCCACGAGACGAGAGGGCAAAACCTACCTCCCCTCCCCTTCCCCCCTAAACGCCGCCGTCACGCACTGCCACAAGCAGTCCACCACTCACCTCTCTTGCTTgccgccggcgaccatggcggacGCCGCGAGAGGAGCAACGGCGCCGCCTCCCGGCGGCAGCCTCCCAGACGAGATCACCATCTGGGAGATCCTCGTCCGTCTGCCCCCCAAATCGCTCCTCCGCTGCCGCGCCGTCTGCCGCGCATGGCGCAGCGCCACCTCCACCCGCCAATTCCTCCTCGCCCACCACGCCCTCCAGCccgccctccccctcctctacgGCTACAActtcgtcggcgacgaggtcgagtccCTCGACATCATCCCCTTCCACCAGCGGGCAGGCGCCGACCAGCCCCAGCTCCAGCTCCACCCCGTCGCGCGGCTTGAGCAAGACTCCGACTTCCACCATCTGGAGGCCTGCTGCGACGGCCTCCTGGTCCTCTCCTTCCGCCACACCAGCGTCCGTGACTGGCGCTTCGCCGTCTGCAACCCCTCTACTCGTCAGTACGCGCCCCTCCCGTTGCCTTATGGCTGTAACATCGAGTACTCGCTCCTCGGGATGTACCGGCACATCCCCACCGGCGACTACCGACTGTTGATGTACCGGGACTCAGTATTGATGCCTCATGAACTGGTACCTGACCCCCCTGAAGACGGCTCCTACATCTTCACGTTAGGCTCGGGCCAGCCACCGAGGTACATAGGGTTCCCCGATGCGCAGGTGCTGACATACACCTTTGGATCTCTCCTGTTTCGTGGCTGCCTGCATTGGCACCCACCAGGCAGCACGATAACGGTGTTCGACACCACTACTGAGTTGTTCTGGCAGATGCGTGCTCCGGTTGTTACTGGCCATGCTAAGTTGTTTCAGATGGATGGAATGCTTGGCATGCCCGGCTTTAATGATGCTGCGACAGCCATTGATATCTGGGTGGCGCAGGACTATGAGAGGGAGGTCTGGGCCTGCAAATACCGGGTAGAC contains:
- the LOC119278594 gene encoding CST complex subunit STN1-like — its product is MDSLHLVHIKLLATGLLTLTPRHTSPPSFVRCGRTVARAEVVGVVVSRDHMEKFLRFLVDDGTGCVPCVLWLNHQYLNANSSSDSDPTGEMASKMSEVVRLGTLLRVRGRIVMYRGAIQIAPRDVVLEEDPNVEVLHWLQCVHMAKECYDLPLPSA
- the LOC119278591 gene encoding F-box protein At5g49610-like, whose product is MADAARGATAPPPGGSLPDEITIWEILVRLPPKSLLRCRAVCRAWRSATSTRQFLLAHHALQPALPLLYGYNFVGDEVESLDIIPFHQRAGADQPQLQLHPVARLEQDSDFHHLEACCDGLLVLSFRHTSVRDWRFAVCNPSTRQYAPLPLPYGCNIEYSLLGMYRHIPTGDYRLLMYRDSVLMPHELVPDPPEDGSYIFTLGSGQPPRYIGFPDAQVLTYTFGSLLFRGCLHWHPPGSTITVFDTTTELFWQMRAPVVTGHAKLFQMDGMLGMPGFNDAATAIDIWVAQDYEREVWACKYRVDFSFADLTLQFGKLDESSWVVAVPWDGDVLLLINFGERLLQVDIEGKLVATSHRRGLGPANLWLKQTLVQHTFFPTLEGYVANSAPFI